The following proteins are encoded in a genomic region of Dictyoglomus sp. NZ13-RE01:
- a CDS encoding Zn-dependent protease, producing the protein MIEKLKEIISKIPADYADLRYEILRETKIIFKGKELYQVGENTGDGYVLRVLKNGGFSSISFTKPEFSEKAIKTAIENAILMGNNTKKPVELAKVEIIKDTFIPNLAEDPRKVSLDEKIELVRMYNKIPLQFSNTTTTLQYTEVIREKYFVSSEGTEIREDLITTFIRGEIISFDGNLVQNVRIGIGGSDGFHRLRNREDVFEKRTKIALDLLKARPVEAGVYNVILNPNMAGVFAHEAFGHFSEADLIEDNPSMREKMKLGAKLGSDILTIIDDPTMPNQLGFYKYDDEGVKARTTYLLKNGILVGRLHSRRTAVEFGEPVTGHCVAEDYRYAPIIRMGNIFIKPGEKSFEELLDELQDGLYILDAKGGQTSGENFTFGAQYGYVVKDGKIRDMIRNINISGNLYKTLLDITSISKDFELTEVGGCGKGQLNIRSSHGGPHILVKNVVIGGV; encoded by the coding sequence ATGATTGAAAAATTAAAAGAGATTATTTCTAAAATACCTGCGGACTATGCAGATCTAAGATATGAAATCTTAAGAGAGACAAAAATAATTTTCAAAGGAAAGGAACTATATCAGGTAGGAGAGAATACAGGAGATGGTTATGTTCTTAGGGTGTTAAAAAATGGAGGATTTAGTTCAATATCCTTTACAAAACCAGAGTTTTCAGAAAAAGCTATAAAGACCGCCATAGAAAATGCAATTTTAATGGGGAATAATACAAAAAAGCCTGTAGAGTTAGCAAAGGTTGAAATAATTAAGGATACATTCATACCAAATTTAGCAGAAGATCCAAGAAAAGTTAGTTTAGATGAGAAAATCGAATTAGTAAGAATGTACAACAAAATTCCCCTTCAATTTTCCAACACAACTACCACCTTGCAATATACAGAAGTCATTAGAGAAAAATACTTTGTAAGTTCTGAAGGGACTGAAATTAGAGAGGATCTAATAACCACCTTTATAAGAGGAGAAATTATTAGTTTTGATGGAAATTTAGTTCAAAATGTAAGAATAGGAATTGGGGGAAGCGATGGATTCCATAGATTGAGAAATAGAGAAGATGTCTTCGAAAAAAGAACAAAGATCGCATTAGATCTGTTGAAAGCAAGACCTGTTGAAGCAGGAGTTTACAATGTGATTTTAAATCCCAACATGGCAGGAGTATTCGCCCATGAAGCCTTTGGTCATTTTTCAGAGGCAGACTTAATCGAGGATAATCCTTCCATGAGAGAAAAAATGAAATTAGGAGCTAAACTTGGAAGTGACATATTAACAATAATAGATGATCCTACAATGCCTAACCAATTAGGTTTTTATAAATATGATGATGAAGGAGTTAAAGCCAGAACTACATATCTACTAAAAAATGGGATATTAGTAGGAAGGCTCCACTCCCGCAGAACTGCAGTAGAGTTTGGAGAACCTGTGACAGGGCACTGTGTAGCAGAAGATTATAGATATGCACCTATTATAAGAATGGGGAATATATTTATAAAACCAGGAGAAAAATCCTTTGAAGAGCTTTTGGATGAACTCCAAGATGGTTTATATATATTAGATGCAAAGGGAGGACAAACAAGTGGTGAAAACTTTACATTTGGAGCCCAATATGGTTATGTAGTAAAAGATGGAAAAATAAGAGACATGATAAGAAATATAAATATATCTGGGAATTTATACAAGACTCTTCTTGACATAACTTCCATATCAAAGGATTTTGAGTTAACGGAAGTAGGAGGCTGTGGAAAAGGACAACTCAATATCAGATCATCCCATGGTGGTCCCCATATACTTGTCAAAAATGTAGTCATTGGAGGTGTATAA
- a CDS encoding Zn-dependent protease → MSVDKVLEIAQKYCEEAEVYQLDYISDEISFENGKLKDIESKIQSGISLRIIKDGKVGFAFTKNIINPEEIVNNALNSLKGEIKVDFNLPLTKNIKSVSSYDPSIEELSTSKLVEECKRVSDILISSTKTQINVGAEKNIINIRIINSKGTDLTTKLSNYYLFAYAIFPGSYAGISRLIASKSFREFSKEDFDYITNLYNASKKEVKVKSGKYKTLFLPNTVYVLMWRFIYATNGENIYKNTSPLKNKIGEKIFDSALTIYDDPLNDINPNARSFDDEGVPCKYLTLVENGVLKNFYFDLYYGSKLKRESTGHGYKTSDWGGEIIRVMPSPSLKHLYIRTGDKTLSQMISSMDKGVIIANALGAHSGDIPNGDFSIGLSPGLYVENGEVIGHIKDAMIAGNIYDVLKKVLAIENKTYLSNMGFFPSLLLEDVSLAVK, encoded by the coding sequence ATGAGCGTGGATAAAGTTTTAGAAATTGCCCAAAAATATTGTGAAGAAGCAGAAGTATACCAATTAGATTACATATCTGATGAAATCTCTTTTGAGAATGGAAAGTTAAAAGATATTGAGAGCAAAATCCAATCAGGAATAAGTTTGAGAATAATAAAGGATGGAAAAGTAGGATTTGCTTTTACAAAAAATATAATAAATCCTGAAGAAATAGTAAATAATGCTTTAAATTCTTTAAAAGGCGAAATTAAGGTGGATTTCAATCTACCTTTAACAAAAAATATAAAGTCTGTAAGCTCCTATGATCCATCCATTGAAGAATTATCTACATCAAAATTGGTAGAAGAATGCAAAAGAGTATCAGATATTCTAATATCTTCTACAAAAACCCAGATAAATGTAGGGGCAGAAAAAAACATAATTAATATCAGAATTATAAATTCAAAAGGTACAGATCTTACTACTAAATTATCTAACTACTATCTTTTTGCCTATGCTATATTTCCAGGTTCCTATGCAGGTATTTCAAGACTTATTGCAAGTAAATCCTTCAGAGAATTTTCAAAGGAAGACTTTGACTATATTACTAACTTATATAATGCCTCTAAGAAGGAAGTAAAAGTCAAAAGTGGAAAATACAAGACCTTATTCTTACCTAACACTGTTTATGTTCTTATGTGGAGATTTATATATGCCACAAATGGAGAAAATATATATAAAAACACATCACCCTTAAAGAACAAAATAGGAGAAAAGATTTTTGATTCAGCTCTAACCATCTATGACGATCCTCTAAATGATATTAATCCAAACGCAAGAAGTTTTGATGACGAAGGAGTACCATGTAAATATCTCACTTTAGTTGAAAATGGTGTATTAAAAAATTTCTACTTTGACTTATATTATGGAAGTAAGCTAAAAAGAGAATCTACAGGACATGGTTACAAAACTTCCGATTGGGGAGGAGAAATCATAAGAGTTATGCCATCCCCTTCACTAAAACATCTTTATATAAGAACTGGAGATAAAACCCTATCTCAAATGATAAGCTCCATGGATAAGGGAGTAATTATTGCAAATGCTTTAGGAGCACATAGTGGAGATATACCAAATGGCGATTTTTCAATTGGACTTTCTCCAGGATTATATGTTGAGAATGGAGAAGTTATAGGACATATTAAAGATGCAATGATAGCTGGAAATATTTATGATGTTTTAAAAAAAGTTTTAGCAATAGAAAATAAAACCTATTTGTCAAATATGGGATTCTTCCCCTCTTTATTATTAGAAGATGTGAGTTTAGCTGTTAAATAA
- a CDS encoding gamma-glutamyl-gamma-aminobutyrate hydrolase: protein MGKIAISWFKGNINYINKLKSLDIPYLILSPGDFIPWYEIFGILFIGGEDVHPKFYGEEIREENLSLNLERDEFELDLLDKAIYKGLPVLGICRGHQLINVYFKGKLYQDLIKLKKENVITQIHWSVDGKDSYHKIDIKEKSNLFDLIREKSILVNSSHHQGIKVLGEGLKISAMYFDSGLNIIEAIEKENYPLLGVQWHPERLSDESSNKIFEFLKNFI, encoded by the coding sequence ATGGGGAAAATAGCGATAAGTTGGTTTAAAGGGAATATTAACTATATTAATAAATTAAAATCTTTGGATATTCCATACTTGATTTTATCTCCTGGAGATTTCATTCCTTGGTATGAAATTTTTGGCATTTTATTCATTGGAGGAGAGGATGTACATCCAAAATTTTACGGAGAGGAAATAAGAGAAGAAAATTTGAGTTTAAATTTGGAAAGAGATGAATTTGAATTAGATCTTTTAGATAAAGCTATTTATAAAGGATTGCCAGTTTTGGGAATTTGTAGAGGACACCAATTGATCAATGTTTATTTTAAAGGGAAACTTTATCAGGATCTTATAAAACTGAAAAAGGAAAATGTTATTACCCAAATTCATTGGAGTGTGGATGGAAAAGATTCTTATCACAAAATTGATATAAAGGAAAAAAGTAATTTATTCGATCTAATAAGAGAAAAAAGTATTTTAGTAAATAGTTCCCATCATCAAGGAATAAAAGTTTTAGGGGAAGGCTTAAAGATATCCGCAATGTATTTCGATAGTGGTCTGAATATTATAGAGGCTATCGAAAAGGAAAATTATCCCCTTCTCGGGGTGCAGTGGCATCCTGAGAGACTAAGCGATGAAAGCTCTAATAAAATTTTTGAATTTCTTAAGAACTTTATTTAA
- a CDS encoding alpha-galactosidase, with the protein MILFDERNQIFHIKACNTSYIIKIFKNKYLAHLYWGRRLKDSDFTDALAVSPFGGTPDPNDKTYTLDSLMQEYPSYGTSDYRHPAYQIEQEDGSRITHLFFKSFKIYPGKPNLEGLPSTYVEDNNLAQTLEIELYDELIDLSVILYYTAFENYNVITRSAKFINHGKQKLKILRALSMSLDFNTDKFDILHLWGSWARERFIERKPLIHGLQVIESSRGESSHQHNPFVALLSKDANEKNGEVYGFNLVYSGNFAIFVEVDQFNTTRISMGINPFEFTWILEPGESFQTPEAVMVYSENGLGGMSRTFHKLYRKHLCRGYYRDRRRPIILNTWEAVYFNISEERLLELAKEAKDLGIELFVLDDGWFGERNDDTSSLGDWYVNKKKIPSGLDGLGKKLNDMNLKFGIWFEPEMVSPNSELYKKHPDWCIQVKNRTLTQCRNQYVLDITRKDVREEILRMMREILKSAPIEYVKWDMNRPLTEVGSLALPPERQKEVFHRYILSLYEMMDTLTKEFPHVLFEGCSGGGGRFDPGILYFMPQIWTSDDTDAIERLKIQYGTSIVYPPITMSCHVSAVPNHQVGRITPLDTRGYVAMSGSFGYELDLTKLSQEEKEIIKKQIEFYKKIEHIIHHGDFYRLINPFEENACAWIFVTEDKNEAFGLYVQILAEPNPPFKWLKLEGLDPDKKYKIDGTDKVYNGDELMNIGILLPRLKDFESFAFLLQALT; encoded by the coding sequence ATGATATTATTTGATGAAAGAAATCAAATCTTTCATATTAAAGCTTGTAACACCAGTTATATTATTAAGATATTCAAGAACAAATACTTAGCACATCTATACTGGGGGAGAAGATTAAAAGATTCTGACTTTACTGACGCTTTAGCAGTCTCTCCTTTTGGAGGAACACCTGATCCCAATGATAAGACATATACTCTTGACTCCTTAATGCAAGAATATCCATCCTATGGTACTTCCGATTACAGACATCCAGCATACCAGATAGAGCAAGAAGATGGTTCCAGAATCACGCACTTATTTTTTAAATCTTTCAAAATCTATCCAGGAAAGCCCAATTTAGAAGGTCTTCCTTCTACTTATGTGGAGGATAATAACTTAGCCCAAACCTTAGAAATTGAGCTATATGATGAACTTATTGATCTATCAGTTATTTTATACTATACAGCCTTTGAAAATTATAATGTTATTACAAGAAGTGCAAAATTTATTAATCATGGAAAACAAAAGCTCAAAATTCTTAGAGCATTAAGTATGAGCTTAGATTTTAACACAGACAAATTTGATATACTCCATCTCTGGGGATCATGGGCACGAGAAAGATTCATAGAAAGAAAACCCTTAATTCATGGTCTACAAGTAATAGAGAGTTCCCGTGGTGAAAGTTCTCACCAACATAATCCATTTGTTGCTTTACTTTCAAAAGATGCTAATGAAAAAAATGGAGAAGTTTATGGATTTAATTTAGTGTATAGTGGAAATTTTGCTATATTTGTTGAAGTTGATCAATTTAACACAACAAGAATATCAATGGGAATTAATCCTTTTGAATTTACATGGATTTTGGAGCCAGGAGAAAGTTTTCAAACTCCTGAAGCAGTTATGGTATATTCTGAAAATGGTTTAGGAGGGATGTCTCGCACTTTTCATAAGCTATATAGAAAACATCTTTGTAGAGGTTACTATAGAGATAGAAGAAGACCAATAATTTTAAATACCTGGGAAGCAGTTTACTTTAACATTAGTGAAGAAAGATTATTAGAATTAGCAAAGGAAGCCAAAGATTTAGGAATTGAATTATTTGTTTTAGATGATGGATGGTTTGGAGAAAGAAATGATGATACTTCTTCTTTAGGAGATTGGTACGTTAATAAAAAGAAAATACCAAGCGGTCTTGATGGCTTAGGGAAAAAGTTAAATGACATGAATCTGAAATTTGGAATCTGGTTTGAACCAGAGATGGTTTCTCCTAATAGCGAGTTATATAAAAAGCATCCCGATTGGTGTATCCAAGTTAAAAATAGAACCTTAACCCAATGCAGAAACCAGTATGTTCTTGATATCACAAGAAAAGATGTGAGAGAAGAAATTTTACGAATGATGCGAGAAATTCTTAAAAGTGCTCCTATAGAGTATGTAAAATGGGATATGAATAGACCCCTTACAGAAGTTGGATCTTTGGCTCTACCTCCAGAAAGGCAAAAGGAGGTTTTTCATCGTTATATACTATCTTTATATGAAATGATGGATACTCTTACAAAAGAATTTCCCCATGTTTTATTTGAAGGATGCTCTGGAGGTGGTGGTAGATTTGATCCAGGAATTTTATATTTCATGCCTCAAATTTGGACCAGTGATGATACAGATGCCATTGAAAGATTGAAAATACAATATGGTACAAGCATAGTATATCCTCCTATTACAATGAGTTGTCATGTATCTGCTGTACCAAACCATCAGGTAGGTAGAATAACTCCATTAGATACCCGTGGATATGTTGCTATGTCTGGTAGTTTTGGATACGAATTAGACCTAACAAAATTATCTCAAGAGGAAAAAGAAATTATTAAAAAGCAGATAGAATTTTATAAAAAAATAGAGCATATTATACATCATGGAGACTTTTATAGATTGATAAATCCCTTTGAAGAGAATGCTTGTGCCTGGATATTTGTAACAGAGGATAAAAATGAGGCTTTCGGTTTATATGTTCAAATCTTAGCAGAACCAAATCCCCCTTTCAAATGGCTTAAGCTTGAAGGTTTAGATCCCGATAAAAAGTACAAAATCGATGGAACAGATAAGGTCTATAACGGTGACGAACTGATGAACATAGGAATTTTACTTCCCAGGCTAAAAGATTTTGAGTCCTTTGCTTTTCTTCTCCAAGCCTTAACCTAA
- a CDS encoding chitinase → MEKFRIVAYFPEWSVKEEFLSYSIESIPWDKITHLNYAFFQIKNGRAFPTEEDLFKENIKVINKFKKDFDVKVHISIGGWTLSGEFSDVALTEESRKTFAKSCLEIIQEYNLDGIDIDWEFPVSGGLPTNKYRPEDKENFTLLLKTIREVFENYGKKNYLLSCAVPAGYLQIQNTEPDKYHPFVDFINLMTYDFHGSWDKYTNHHSPLYGNPMDPDPISREKLNCDFAVKEYLRYGVPSKKVNLGIPFYGRGWITKNEGYNGLFAEVKDIPEGIFDEDKPSGYNQFFFIKGVLEKDPEFKKFWDEHAKVPWLWNPKKMIMFSYDDEKSILEKCNYLKALNLGGIMFWEITGDYPFKGDTLVTLIYNSLRGEK, encoded by the coding sequence ATGGAAAAATTTAGAATTGTGGCATATTTCCCTGAATGGTCTGTTAAAGAGGAGTTTTTAAGCTATTCTATAGAAAGCATACCTTGGGATAAAATTACCCATCTAAATTATGCCTTTTTTCAGATAAAAAATGGTCGTGCATTTCCAACTGAAGAGGATTTATTTAAAGAAAACATTAAGGTTATAAATAAATTTAAAAAGGATTTTGATGTAAAAGTACATATATCTATTGGAGGATGGACCCTATCAGGTGAGTTTTCCGATGTGGCATTAACTGAAGAGTCTCGAAAAACCTTTGCTAAAAGCTGTTTAGAAATTATACAAGAGTATAATTTAGATGGAATTGATATAGATTGGGAATTTCCAGTAAGTGGGGGATTGCCTACAAATAAATATAGACCTGAGGATAAAGAAAATTTCACTCTATTATTAAAAACCATAAGAGAAGTTTTTGAAAATTATGGAAAAAAGAATTACCTACTATCCTGTGCAGTACCTGCTGGATATTTACAAATACAAAATACAGAACCTGATAAATACCACCCCTTTGTAGACTTTATAAATCTCATGACCTATGATTTTCATGGTTCTTGGGACAAGTATACAAACCATCACTCTCCTTTATATGGCAATCCCATGGACCCTGATCCTATTAGCAGAGAAAAATTAAACTGTGACTTTGCCGTTAAAGAATATCTTCGCTATGGGGTACCATCCAAAAAAGTAAATTTAGGAATTCCTTTTTATGGAAGAGGATGGATTACAAAAAATGAAGGCTATAATGGACTATTTGCAGAAGTAAAAGATATTCCTGAAGGAATCTTTGATGAAGACAAACCTTCTGGATACAATCAATTCTTCTTTATAAAAGGGGTCTTAGAGAAGGACCCAGAGTTTAAGAAATTTTGGGATGAGCATGCAAAGGTTCCATGGCTTTGGAATCCCAAAAAAATGATAATGTTCAGCTATGATGACGAAAAATCTATCTTAGAAAAATGTAATTATCTAAAAGCATTAAATTTAGGCGGAATTATGTTTTGGGAAATAACAGGAGATTATCCTTTTAAAGGGGATACATTAGTTACCTTAATTTATAATTCTTTGAGAGGTGAAAAATAA
- a CDS encoding GNAT family N-acetyltransferase, with protein MEIKNLTRNEIDELIELWSQSFIFPREQIAGWVNEENIKNCIGVFENNKLTSALNIIPFEFYIRGKVLPLAGIGGVATYPEYRGKNYIHYLLSEAIRIAREKGFIYSMLYPFSYEFYRNFGWELGGFQKRYILKTYNIPKFKEMEYVRKIPLEEYQLIKKIYYERAKTFTGPIKRDENRWESLIYRTRNLTYLYIYEKDEIEGYLLYSVDTINVNKIIVKEMIFNNISAYKGFLALFSRQSMNIEEVHFTMPLTDNLPFILSNPRVNTNIEPTFMIRILDFEKAIKNLEFSEDINTTLRIQVIDEYAKWNNNIWRLEIKNKKVNLFEDKGYDLSIKIQTLSQIVAGVLDPIDAYKLGLIETKIPDTIHTLEKLFPCYNTFCWDYF; from the coding sequence ATGGAGATTAAAAACCTAACAAGGAATGAGATAGATGAGCTTATTGAACTTTGGAGCCAATCTTTCATTTTCCCAAGAGAACAAATAGCAGGTTGGGTAAATGAAGAAAATATTAAAAATTGTATAGGTGTTTTTGAAAATAATAAACTAACTTCTGCTCTTAATATAATACCCTTTGAATTTTATATAAGAGGAAAGGTTTTGCCTCTTGCAGGGATAGGAGGAGTAGCAACATACCCAGAATACAGAGGAAAAAACTATATTCACTATTTATTATCTGAAGCTATAAGAATAGCAAGAGAAAAGGGCTTTATTTATTCTATGTTGTATCCTTTTTCATATGAATTTTATAGAAATTTCGGATGGGAGCTTGGAGGCTTTCAAAAAAGATATATTCTTAAAACTTATAATATTCCTAAATTTAAAGAGATGGAATATGTACGAAAAATACCTTTAGAAGAATATCAACTTATTAAAAAAATTTACTATGAAAGAGCTAAAACCTTTACAGGACCGATAAAAAGGGATGAGAATAGGTGGGAAAGCTTAATATATAGAACTCGAAATCTAACATATCTATATATTTATGAAAAAGACGAGATTGAGGGATATCTTTTATATTCAGTAGATACTATTAATGTAAACAAAATTATAGTTAAAGAAATGATATTCAATAATATATCCGCCTATAAAGGATTTTTAGCCCTCTTCTCAAGACAATCTATGAATATTGAAGAAGTCCATTTTACAATGCCTCTAACGGATAATTTACCCTTTATATTAAGCAATCCCAGAGTAAATACAAATATTGAACCCACTTTTATGATTCGTATCTTAGATTTTGAAAAGGCAATAAAAAATTTAGAATTTAGTGAAGATATAAATACAACCCTAAGAATCCAGGTCATTGATGAATATGCAAAATGGAACAACAATATATGGAGATTAGAAATTAAAAATAAAAAAGTAAATTTATTTGAAGATAAAGGCTATGATTTATCTATTAAAATACAGACCTTATCGCAAATAGTAGCAGGAGTTTTAGATCCCATAGATGCATACAAACTTGGATTAATAGAGACGAAAATCCCCGATACTATTCATACTTTAGAAAAGCTCTTTCCTTGCTATAATACTTTTTGTTGGGATTATTTTTAA
- a CDS encoding phosphatase — protein sequence MEVKAVIWDWDGTLVDSFSACFKTTKKIFSLFEKNITEEEYVKNFYPNWYKMYENFGIEKELWEVIDSLWYKHFDYSEVKWREGAEENLRLIKDLGIKQGVVTASTRRDINEESKYLRPERYIDKFICFEDAEKKKPDPEPLFKILEIFKVKPEECIYIGDTAGDIIMGKKAGIKYVLAIISPFSKIDDLERENPHYIFKDLKELLNFWRNILSKI from the coding sequence ATGGAAGTAAAAGCAGTAATATGGGATTGGGATGGTACTTTGGTAGATTCTTTTTCTGCATGTTTTAAAACCACAAAAAAGATTTTTTCTTTGTTTGAGAAAAATATTACCGAGGAAGAATATGTGAAAAATTTTTATCCTAATTGGTACAAAATGTATGAGAATTTTGGTATTGAGAAAGAACTTTGGGAGGTTATAGATAGTTTATGGTATAAACATTTTGATTATTCAGAGGTGAAATGGAGAGAAGGAGCGGAGGAAAATTTACGATTAATTAAAGATTTGGGTATTAAACAGGGTGTAGTCACCGCAAGTACAAGGAGGGATATAAACGAGGAGTCTAAATACTTGAGGCCAGAAAGGTATATTGATAAGTTTATATGTTTTGAAGATGCAGAAAAGAAAAAACCTGATCCTGAGCCTCTCTTTAAGATTTTAGAGATTTTTAAAGTGAAACCTGAAGAGTGCATATACATTGGTGATACAGCAGGAGACATAATTATGGGAAAAAAGGCAGGTATAAAATATGTTTTAGCTATTATCTCTCCTTTTAGTAAAATAGATGACTTAGAAAGGGAAAACCCTCACTATATTTTTAAAGACTTAAAGGAGCTTCTTAATTTTTGGAGAAATATTTTGAGCAAGATTTAA
- a CDS encoding EamA family transporter, translating to MNRKILAVGSVVIACIFWSISFSVSKILLRELTPYELAFIRFLLASIFADLFFYKSIRRAEFNWDYQKPLLIAGLLGVTLYFIFENWGLKFTSASEGALLVGSFPALGLFIEILTEKKKFPSNRTLGVVLSLLGVSLIVGNSGISFRLSNLFGDILILLSGLSWVLYNWQIKKVNHKYSYEVLTFFQMLYGTILFIPFLFFTGIRIPSTFSGLIGIFYLAFFCSALGYLLYNFGLKVLAVSQVVNILNLIPLFGAIWGVIFLKESLGIVQVFGGILIIIGVSITTWK from the coding sequence ATGAACAGAAAAATATTGGCAGTTGGAAGCGTTGTTATAGCTTGTATTTTTTGGAGCATATCCTTTTCGGTTTCCAAGATTCTTTTAAGGGAATTAACCCCTTATGAGCTTGCATTCATACGTTTCTTGTTAGCAAGCATTTTTGCCGACTTGTTTTTCTATAAAAGTATAAGAAGAGCTGAATTCAATTGGGATTATCAAAAACCTCTACTTATTGCAGGGCTTTTAGGTGTAACTTTATACTTTATATTTGAGAATTGGGGGTTAAAATTCACCTCAGCGTCAGAAGGGGCGTTGTTAGTTGGATCATTTCCTGCTTTGGGTTTGTTTATTGAAATCCTTACAGAGAAAAAGAAATTTCCATCTAACAGAACTTTGGGAGTTGTATTATCTTTACTTGGAGTAAGTCTTATCGTTGGAAACTCTGGAATTAGTTTTAGACTAAGTAATTTATTTGGTGATATTTTAATTCTTTTATCGGGATTGAGTTGGGTTTTATATAATTGGCAGATAAAAAAAGTGAACCATAAGTATTCTTATGAGGTCTTAACTTTCTTTCAAATGCTTTATGGAACAATTTTGTTTATTCCATTTCTATTCTTTACAGGGATAAGGATACCTTCAACTTTCTCAGGGCTAATTGGAATTTTTTATTTAGCATTTTTTTGTTCCGCTTTAGGGTATCTCCTATATAATTTTGGATTAAAAGTTTTGGCTGTAAGTCAGGTAGTCAATATATTAAACCTGATACCACTATTTGGAGCTATTTGGGGTGTAATATTTCTTAAAGAGTCCTTAGGGATAGTGCAAGTGTTTGGAGGAATTTTAATTATTATTGGGGTGAGTATTACTACATGGAAGTAA
- a CDS encoding chromosome partitioning protein ParB, whose translation MPKEKRLGRGLSALIPSEEVSKLQELNVEDVIPNPNQPRESKDLQGLQELAESIKEKGILQPILVRPKNGKFEIIAGERRYQAVKLLGFSKIPAIVLEIDDQEAYEISLIENLQREDLNPIEKAKAFQNYLNTYKVTHEELAKRIGISRAEVTNLLRLLDLPLEIQEEIRRGNITYGHARAILSLDDPYLQKLMAQKVINEKLSVRETEELVRKKSKKIEEIPELKALERKLREYLNTSVKISPKSSEKGKVIIEYKNLNELERIIEKLMQ comes from the coding sequence GTGCCTAAGGAAAAGAGATTAGGAAGAGGATTATCCGCCCTTATTCCCTCTGAAGAAGTATCAAAACTTCAGGAATTAAACGTTGAAGATGTGATTCCTAATCCTAATCAACCCAGAGAAAGCAAGGATTTACAAGGGTTACAGGAATTGGCAGAATCAATAAAAGAAAAAGGCATTTTACAGCCTATATTAGTAAGACCTAAAAATGGTAAGTTTGAGATAATTGCTGGAGAGAGAAGATATCAGGCAGTAAAGCTTCTTGGGTTTTCAAAGATTCCCGCAATAGTTTTGGAAATAGATGATCAAGAAGCTTATGAAATATCTCTTATTGAAAATCTTCAAAGAGAAGATTTAAATCCCATTGAAAAAGCCAAAGCCTTTCAAAATTACCTTAATACATATAAGGTTACCCATGAAGAATTAGCAAAGAGAATTGGTATTAGTAGGGCGGAGGTTACTAATTTATTGAGGTTATTAGATTTACCTTTGGAGATACAAGAGGAAATAAGAAGAGGAAATATAACTTATGGGCATGCCAGAGCTATTCTCAGTCTTGATGATCCATACCTTCAAAAATTGATGGCACAGAAAGTAATAAATGAAAAACTTTCTGTAAGGGAAACTGAAGAGCTTGTAAGAAAGAAGAGTAAAAAGATAGAAGAAATTCCTGAGTTGAAAGCCTTGGAGAGAAAATTACGGGAGTATTTAAATACTTCTGTAAAAATTTCTCCTAAATCCTCTGAAAAAGGTAAAGTAATTATAGAGTACAAAAACTTAAACGAATTGGAGAGAATAATAGAAAAGTTGATGCAATGA